DNA from Desulfuromonas thiophila:
GGCGATTGCGGCGCCTTTATCTGTTGGTGGGGCGCTGCGGCTTGCGCGTTACTTGCTGGCGTTGGCGCGGGTTTGGGCTGTGGCTTGTTCATGACTGCGGCTTGAAGCGTTCGGCCAGGGCGGCGAAGGGCGAATGGTTCAGGGTCGGTTTGCTGATGGCGGTGGGGCCGCTGGCTTCGCGCTGTTGTTCGATGGCGCGGACGTGTTCCTGTTCGTGACAGTAGATGCACAGCAGTTCCCAGTTGCTGCCGTCGGGCGGGTTGTTGTCGTGGTTGTGGTCGCGGTGGTGGACGGTCAGTTCGCGCAGTTTCTTGCCTTCGAATTCGCGGCAGCAGCGGCCGCAGACATGGGGAAACAGTTTGAGGGCCTGTTCGCGGTAGCCGTCCTGGCGTTTGAGGGCGTCGCGGCGGGCTTCGGCCAGAATCTCGTCGGTGGGGCGCATGTACAGCTCCTTGGGGGTTGGCGGGCGCAATGGGGGAGAAAGCGGTTGCCGGAATGCGGCGGTGTCTCTATCCTGCCCTGTCACGACCCGTTTGGCAAGAGGCTGAAAAGGGCGGATTTTAAGGAGAATCATCCGATGAACAGACGTCTTCGATCCGCCTTGGCCGGACTTGTGCTGCTGGCGCTGCTGACGCTGGTCGGCTGTTTTGAGCAGGAAGCGCCGCCGCTCACGGCTGCTGGCGACCTGGGCGAGGCTGACGTTTTGGGCAGGGCGGGCAGCCTGGGCCTGCAGCGCTATGTGCTGCAGGGGCCGCCGGTGGTGCTTGGCCCGGCCGTGCGTAATGCCTCGGGGCTGGCTTACAATGCGGTCAGCGGCACGCTGTTTGTGGTGATGAATCAGCCGGCCCGGCTGCTGGAGGTGGCTCTTGACGGCACGCTGCTGCGCCAGATTGAGCTGGACGGCTTTGAGGATACCGAAGGGGTGGTCTGGCTGGGTGGCGAGCGTTTCGCCCTGATCGAGGAGCGCCGCCGGCTGCTCAATCTGCTGGTGGTGCCGCCCGGCGCCAGCCGGATTGCCTATGTCGATGCCCGGCGTTATCTGGTGGATGCTACCGAGGCCGGCAACAAGGGGCTTGAAGGGGTGGGCTGGGACGCGGCCAGGGCGCATTTTCATCTGGCCAAGGAAAAGCGGCCGCGCCAGCTTTATCGCTTGCAGCTGCCGGCGCAGGAGGGCGGCAGCGTGCGGATTGACAGCCCTTGGGATGTGCAGCGGTACGGTCTGGGGCTGAAGGATCTGTCGGATCTGTACCACTGTGACCGGACCGGCAACCTGTTGCTGCTGAGTGACGAATCCCATGCGGTGGTGGAGGTGGACGAGCACGGCCGTGAACGGTCGCGCCTGTGGCTGAAGAAGGGCCATGCCGGTCTGGATCACAGCATCAAGCAGGCCGAAGGGCTGGTGCTCGATGGCCGTGGCACCCTGTATATCTGCAGCGAACCCAATCTGCTCTACATCTTCGCGCCGGCGGCGGCGGACAAGCGGCTGAAAAACAGCCTGTAAAAAGCCCCGGCCGTGACCTTTTCAACCGCCCGCTACAGCAGAAACAGCAGGCTGAGCAGTCCCGGCAGCAACAGTGCCGCCAGGCCCAGCAGCAGGCGGCCATGGTGGCGCGGGCCGAGAATGGTGACAAACAGCAGCCCCTTGACCAGTGTGTTGCTGACGCAGGCCAGCACAATGGCCAGACTGGCGGCTTCGGCCGGCAGACCCTGACGGGCCGAGCGGGCCAGCGACAGGCTGATGGCATCGACATCCACCAGACCGGAAATGAGCGCCAAGGCATAGAGACCCTGCTGGCCGAACCAGGCGTTCATGGCCTTGGCCAGCACCAGCACCAGCGCCAGCAGCAGACCGAACTGCAAGGCCATGGCCAGTTGCAGTGGATTCTTCAGCTCCAGACCGGTGGTGGTTTCGCCCGCGCCGTTGTCGGGCCGCAGCCACAGCCACAGGGCGCCGGCCAGCAGTCCGGCCATCAGGCTCAGCAGCGGCGGCCACAGCTGGCGCAGCAGGGCTGAATGCACCACGGCCACCTCGACCAGTACCCGCACGCACATGATGGCCGAGGCCAGCAGGGCGGCGGCGGCCAGCAGACGGTAGCGCTGCTGCAGCCGGGCCTGGCGGGCCAGACTCAGGGTGACGGCGGTGGAAGACACCAGCGCGCCGGCCACGGCGGTGAGCAGGATGCCTCTTTTCTGTCCCAGCAGCCGCACGGCCAGGTAGCCGGCGAAGGACAGGGATGAGATCAACACCACCATCCACCAGATCCAGTAGGGATTAAGGGCCTGCCACGGACCGTAGCCCTTGTTGGGCAGCAGCGGCAGCAGCACCAGCGAGATGACCAGCAGCTTGATGGTGGAAAAGAATTCCTGTGGCTGCACGCGGCCGAGCCAGCGATGCAACAGCGGTTTGCTGCTGAGCAGGGCCATGACCACCACCGTCAGGCCGATGGCCGGCAGCGGTCGGCCACGGCAGGCCCAGGCCGCCAGGACAAAACAGAGCAGCATGGCGAAGGCGGTGGTAACGCCGACGTCCCGATCCTTGCGCACGTCCTGCAGATGAGCGGCCACCACCAGTGCGGTGACCGCCAGCAAGGCGACGGCCAGCAGCCAGGGCGGCTGCTGCGGCTCGATCAGGGCGGCCACGCCGCCCAGCAGGCCGATGAGGCTGAAGGTGCGGATGCCGGCAACGCGGCTGCCGTCGCGCTTGTCGCGGTCGTACCAGCCGCGTTCGCTGCCGATCAGCAGGCCGATGGCCAGGGCCGTGGCCAGTTTCAGACTCAGGTCGTAGACATCCGTCATGACGATCCTTTCACGGGGGGCCGCGCCGGCAACGCCGCCTGTCAGCGACCCCCGGAAGAGACCCTTTTTTCTCAGGATACCAGGGAGCCTTTGTGTGACCAGCCCCTTGCACAGCTTGCAGCAACGTTTCGGCCATGCCGCCTTCCGGCCGCCGCAGCAGGAGATCATCGACTGCCTGAT
Protein-coding regions in this window:
- a CDS encoding YajD family HNH nuclease; translated protein: MRPTDEILAEARRDALKRQDGYREQALKLFPHVCGRCCREFEGKKLRELTVHHRDHNHDNNPPDGSNWELLCIYCHEQEHVRAIEQQREASGPTAISKPTLNHSPFAALAERFKPQS
- a CDS encoding SdiA-regulated domain-containing protein, producing the protein MNRRLRSALAGLVLLALLTLVGCFEQEAPPLTAAGDLGEADVLGRAGSLGLQRYVLQGPPVVLGPAVRNASGLAYNAVSGTLFVVMNQPARLLEVALDGTLLRQIELDGFEDTEGVVWLGGERFALIEERRRLLNLLVVPPGASRIAYVDARRYLVDATEAGNKGLEGVGWDAARAHFHLAKEKRPRQLYRLQLPAQEGGSVRIDSPWDVQRYGLGLKDLSDLYHCDRTGNLLLLSDESHAVVEVDEHGRERSRLWLKKGHAGLDHSIKQAEGLVLDGRGTLYICSEPNLLYIFAPAAADKRLKNSL
- a CDS encoding MgtC/SapB family protein, whose protein sequence is MTDVYDLSLKLATALAIGLLIGSERGWYDRDKRDGSRVAGIRTFSLIGLLGGVAALIEPQQPPWLLAVALLAVTALVVAAHLQDVRKDRDVGVTTAFAMLLCFVLAAWACRGRPLPAIGLTVVVMALLSSKPLLHRWLGRVQPQEFFSTIKLLVISLVLLPLLPNKGYGPWQALNPYWIWWMVVLISSLSFAGYLAVRLLGQKRGILLTAVAGALVSSTAVTLSLARQARLQQRYRLLAAAALLASAIMCVRVLVEVAVVHSALLRQLWPPLLSLMAGLLAGALWLWLRPDNGAGETTTGLELKNPLQLAMALQFGLLLALVLVLAKAMNAWFGQQGLYALALISGLVDVDAISLSLARSARQGLPAEAASLAIVLACVSNTLVKGLLFVTILGPRHHGRLLLGLAALLLPGLLSLLFLL